A window from Gossypium raimondii isolate GPD5lz chromosome 7, ASM2569854v1, whole genome shotgun sequence encodes these proteins:
- the LOC105802083 gene encoding 60S ribosomal protein L29-1, producing MAKSKNHTAHNQSYKAHKNGTKKPKRHRHTSTKGMDPKFLRNQRYARKHNKKSGESATKEE from the exons ATGGCAAAGTCAAAAAACCACACTGCCCACAACCAATCTTACAAGGCTCACAAGAATGGCACCAAGAAACCCAAAAGGCACCGCCACACTTCCACCAAAGGG ATGGATCCCAAGTTCTTGAGGAACCAGAGGTATGCAAGGAAGCACAACAAGAAGAGCGGTGAGTCTGCCACTAAAGAAGAGTAA